In Drosophila yakuba strain Tai18E2 chromosome X, Prin_Dyak_Tai18E2_2.1, whole genome shotgun sequence, a single genomic region encodes these proteins:
- the LOC6526007 gene encoding antigen 5 like allergen Cul n 1 → MSRSLFWIAPLLLVLVTAFSSAQNYCDPELCPSGRHVACQSSGRFVSGCSGEFVQVDAHIQLILQLHNERRNLIAGGGVSGFPSAVQMATMAWDATLAQLAAYNALQCRMAHDECRNTNTYRYAGQNLSILFTRSVDVAVFLRQRIAAWFDENRDATSGDIESYQMRGGPAIGHFTTMVNERNNRVGCAIARFTDANNVQATLLVCNYAVTNVLNNPVYRAGPAASECTTGRNSNYPNLCSPNEVYNYNQWSG, encoded by the exons ATGTCACGATCTCTATTTTGGATTGCCCCTTTACTCTTGGTCCTTGTGACTGCTTTTTCTTCAGCTCAAAACTATTGTGATCCGGAACTGTGTCCCAGTGGAAGACACGTGGCCTGCCAATCCAGCGGA CGCTTTGTGAGCGGCTGCAGCGGCGAGTTCGTCCAAGTGGATGCCCACATCCAGTTGATCCTCCAGCTGCACAATGAGCGCCGTAACCTGATCGCTGGCGGTGGAGTCAGTGGCTTCCCCAGTGCCGTGCAAATGGCCACAATGGCCTGGGATGCGACACTGGCCCAACTGGCCGCCTACAATGCGCTGCAGTGCCGCATGGCGCACGACGAATGCCGCAACACGAACACATATCGCTATGCGGGCCAGAATCTGAGCATCCTGTTCACCCGGAGCGTGGATGTGGCGGTCTTTCTGCGCCAGAGAATCGCCGCCTGGTTCGATGAGAATCGGGATGCGACCAGTGGCGACATTGAGAGCTACCAGATGCGTGGAGGACC AGCAATTGGCCACTTCACCACGATGGTCAACGAACGTAATAACCGAGTGGGATGTGCGATTGCCCGTTTTACGGACGCCAATAACGTGCAGGCCACTCTGTTGGTCTGCAATTACGCGGTCACCAATGTGTTGAATAACCCGGTCTATAGGGCGGGTCCTGCCGCCTCGGAATGTACTACTGGTCGGAACTCCAACTATCCGAATCTCTGCTCCCCAAACGAGGTGTACAACTACAATCAGTGGTCGGGATAA